Proteins encoded within one genomic window of Microbacterium sp. LKL04:
- the lexA gene encoding transcriptional repressor LexA produces the protein MSDKPQTRRRKSLSDKQLAILEVIQRSIARYGYPPSMREIGDAVGLKSLSSVTHQLNQLELSGYLRRDPGKTRAMEVLIDLPGAAGENPADAAPAVGDAAMVPLVGRIAAGVPITAEQQVEEIFPLPRQLVGKGELFMLKVSGDSMIDAAICDGDWVVVRSQADASNGEIVAAMLDGEATVKTFRQRDGHTWLLPRNSAFEPILGDDAVVLGKVVAVLRAV, from the coding sequence ATGAGCGACAAGCCGCAGACGCGTCGGCGTAAGAGCCTGAGCGACAAGCAGCTCGCGATCCTCGAGGTGATCCAGAGGTCCATCGCTCGGTACGGGTATCCGCCGAGCATGCGAGAGATCGGGGACGCGGTCGGCTTGAAGTCGCTCTCGAGCGTGACCCATCAGCTGAACCAGCTCGAGTTGAGCGGCTACCTTCGTCGTGACCCCGGCAAGACCCGCGCCATGGAGGTGCTGATCGACCTGCCGGGCGCAGCCGGCGAGAATCCCGCGGACGCCGCGCCCGCTGTGGGCGACGCCGCCATGGTCCCCTTGGTCGGACGCATCGCCGCGGGCGTCCCGATCACCGCCGAGCAGCAGGTGGAGGAGATCTTCCCGCTCCCCCGTCAGCTCGTCGGCAAGGGCGAGCTGTTCATGCTGAAGGTGTCGGGCGACTCCATGATCGACGCGGCGATCTGCGACGGAGACTGGGTCGTCGTGCGTTCGCAGGCGGATGCGTCCAACGGCGAGATCGTTGCGGCCATGCTCGACGGCGAAGCGACGGTGAAGACCTTCCGCCAGCGCGACGGACACACCTGGCTCCTGCCGCGGAACTCGGCGTTCGAGCCCATTCTGGGCGACGATGCGGTCGTCCTCGGCAAGGTGGTCGCCGTGCTCCGCGCCGTGTGA
- a CDS encoding LysM peptidoglycan-binding domain-containing protein: MNSITTITPAPTRPVVRTRLRLTTRGRRVVATLAALPAVVALGIGILSSGGALASGDAGSAAGTFKTVTVHPGDSLWTIAQDVAPDSDPRDVIDDIVRLNALPSSVVDAGQSLAIPTAYTAQAAE; encoded by the coding sequence ATGAACTCGATCACCACCATCACCCCCGCTCCCACCCGTCCCGTCGTCCGCACGCGGCTGCGTCTCACGACGCGTGGTCGTCGCGTCGTCGCGACGCTCGCAGCGCTGCCGGCGGTCGTGGCATTGGGGATCGGCATCCTCTCCAGCGGTGGCGCACTCGCCAGCGGTGACGCAGGCTCGGCGGCGGGGACGTTCAAGACGGTGACGGTCCACCCCGGTGACTCGCTCTGGACGATCGCTCAGGACGTCGCGCCCGACAGCGACCCCCGCGACGTGATCGACGACATCGTCCGGCTGAACGCGCTGCCGTCGTCTGTCGTCGACGCGGGTCAGTCGCTGGCGATCCCCACGGCCTACACGGCTCAGGCGGCCGAGTAG
- a CDS encoding DUF1844 domain-containing protein, which translates to MSTIPADHSDHDPERLLRWEEQERVAQSATRDIADVPAVEVITTTSVHLMSAAAVKLGLADDPDQQKDLDEARKLINALAGLITAAAPEVSDMHARSLRDGLRTLQLAFREASSIPDPIGKGPGEKWTGPVN; encoded by the coding sequence GTGAGTACTATTCCGGCCGACCACAGCGATCACGACCCCGAGCGCCTCTTGCGCTGGGAGGAACAGGAACGGGTCGCGCAGTCCGCCACCCGAGACATCGCGGACGTCCCCGCGGTCGAGGTGATCACGACGACATCGGTCCACCTGATGAGCGCCGCCGCCGTCAAACTCGGCCTGGCAGACGACCCCGACCAGCAGAAGGACCTCGACGAGGCCCGCAAGCTCATCAACGCCCTCGCCGGCCTCATCACCGCCGCCGCCCCCGAGGTGAGCGATATGCACGCGCGCTCGCTCCGCGACGGGCTGCGCACTCTGCAGCTCGCCTTCCGCGAGGCGTCGTCCATCCCCGACCCCATCGGCAAGGGTCCCGGCGAGAAGTGGACCGGCCCGGTCAACTGA
- a CDS encoding TrmH family RNA methyltransferase: MLENPRSPRVRAVAKLTKRAARQETGLYLLEGPQAAREALVWRPDTLIELYATPSAWEKHQDIRDAASDADVEVEFASEAVIEAMADTVTPQGIIAVARQVPTSVRDIFADDPKLIVICEEVRDPGNLGTIIRAADAVGADAVVLTGRTVDPFNPKVVRATTGSLFHLPVAVGVDLADAAGRARSAGLRIVAADVGGEDFVDHRATLAEPTAWVFGNEARGLDDEALSLVDLSLRLPIYGRAESLNLATAASVCLYESAFAQRSAG, from the coding sequence GTGCTCGAGAACCCCCGATCGCCGCGTGTCCGCGCCGTTGCGAAGCTGACCAAGCGCGCAGCCCGGCAAGAGACCGGGCTGTACCTCCTCGAAGGTCCGCAGGCTGCGCGAGAGGCCCTCGTGTGGCGGCCCGACACGCTCATCGAGCTGTATGCGACTCCTTCGGCATGGGAGAAGCACCAGGACATTCGCGATGCGGCATCCGACGCGGACGTCGAGGTCGAGTTCGCGAGTGAGGCCGTCATCGAGGCGATGGCCGACACGGTCACCCCGCAGGGGATCATCGCGGTGGCGCGTCAGGTGCCGACATCGGTGCGCGACATCTTCGCCGACGACCCGAAGCTCATCGTGATCTGCGAGGAGGTGCGGGACCCCGGCAATCTCGGCACCATCATCCGTGCAGCGGATGCCGTCGGTGCCGACGCTGTCGTCCTCACCGGCCGGACGGTCGATCCTTTCAACCCCAAGGTCGTCCGCGCGACGACCGGGTCGCTGTTCCACCTTCCCGTCGCCGTCGGGGTGGATCTCGCGGACGCCGCGGGCCGCGCCCGGTCGGCGGGGCTCCGGATCGTCGCCGCCGACGTCGGGGGAGAGGACTTCGTCGATCACCGTGCGACGCTCGCCGAACCGACCGCGTGGGTCTTCGGCAACGAGGCACGCGGGCTCGACGACGAGGCACTGTCGCTCGTCGACCTTTCGCTCCGTCTCCCGATCTACGGTCGGGCCGAGTCGCTGAACCTGGCGACCGCGGCGAGCGTGTGCCTGTACGAATCGGCGTTCGCGCAGCGTTCGGCCGGCTGA
- the priA gene encoding bifunctional 1-(5-phosphoribosyl)-5-((5-phosphoribosylamino)methylideneamino)imidazole-4-carboxamide isomerase/phosphoribosylanthranilate isomerase PriA has protein sequence MNEFASTPELTLLPAVDVADGKAVRLTQGEAGTETSYGDPVDAAQEWARQGAEWIHLVDLDAAFGRGSNAALMRKVIKSLRGVKVELSGGIRDDESLDAALDSGATRINLGTAALENPEWAADVILRYGEAIAVGLDVRGTTLAARGWTRDGGDLWQVLDRLEDAGCSRYVLTDVTKDGTLQGPNIELLREVAVRTDKPVVASGGISSLDDIAALRELVPLGVEGAIVGKALYAGAFTLAEALDVAGH, from the coding sequence ATGAACGAATTCGCATCCACGCCCGAACTGACCCTGCTGCCCGCTGTGGACGTCGCCGACGGCAAGGCCGTCCGACTGACGCAGGGCGAGGCCGGCACCGAGACCAGCTACGGCGATCCCGTCGACGCCGCGCAGGAGTGGGCGAGGCAGGGCGCGGAGTGGATCCACCTCGTCGACCTGGACGCCGCATTCGGGCGCGGCTCGAACGCAGCGCTCATGCGCAAGGTGATCAAGTCCCTTCGCGGCGTGAAGGTCGAGCTCTCCGGCGGCATCCGCGATGACGAGTCCCTCGACGCAGCGCTCGACTCCGGTGCGACCCGCATCAACCTCGGCACCGCCGCGCTCGAGAACCCCGAGTGGGCCGCCGATGTGATCCTCCGCTACGGCGAGGCCATCGCCGTCGGTCTGGACGTGCGCGGCACGACGCTCGCCGCACGGGGCTGGACGCGCGACGGCGGCGACCTCTGGCAGGTCCTGGACCGTCTCGAGGATGCCGGCTGCAGCCGCTACGTGCTCACCGACGTGACGAAGGACGGCACGTTGCAGGGGCCGAACATCGAGCTTCTGCGCGAGGTCGCCGTCCGCACCGACAAGCCGGTCGTCGCATCCGGCGGCATCTCGAGCCTCGACGACATCGCGGCGCTTCGCGAACTCGTGCCGCTGGGTGTCGAGGGTGCGATCGTCGGAAAGGCCCTGTACGCCGGCGCGTTCACGCTGGCCGAGGCGCTGGATGTCGCCGGACACTGA
- the rplT gene encoding 50S ribosomal protein L20: MARVKRAVNAHKKRRVILERASGYRGQRSRLYRKAKEQVTHSLVYAYRDRRKRKGDFRRLWIQRINAAARQNGITYNRFIQGLGLAGVQVDRRMLAELAVNEPAVFASLVATAKAALPADVNAPKA; the protein is encoded by the coding sequence ATGGCTAGAGTCAAGCGGGCTGTCAACGCCCACAAGAAGCGTCGCGTCATCCTCGAGCGCGCCTCCGGTTACCGCGGACAGCGTTCGCGCCTGTACCGCAAGGCGAAGGAGCAGGTCACCCACTCGCTCGTCTACGCGTACCGCGACCGCCGCAAGCGCAAGGGCGACTTCCGTCGCCTCTGGATCCAGCGCATCAACGCCGCTGCCCGCCAGAACGGCATCACGTACAACCGCTTCATCCAGGGCCTCGGCCTCGCGGGTGTCCAGGTCGACCGACGCATGCTCGCCGAGCTCGCGGTCAACGAGCCCGCCGTCTTCGCGTCGCTCGTCGCGACCGCCAAGGCTGCGCTGCCGGCTGACGTCAACGCCCCCAAGGCCTGA
- a CDS encoding histidinol-phosphate transaminase, which produces MSASLDDLPLRDDLRGQIPYGAPQASLPVTLNVNENTHPVPEDVADDILDAIAQALRDINRYPDREFTGLREGFADYLGHGLQAEQIWAGNGSNEVLHHLLQAFAGPGRTAFGFTPTYSMYPLLTGATGATYVSGTRGEDFTLTASDAAEQIDRAQPDVVFLCAPNNPTGTPLRLDVIEAVYEASRGIVIVDEAYQEFAPRDEPSALTLLPGRERLVVSRTMSKAFAFAGARVGYLAADPAVIDALRLVRLPYHLSALTQAAATAALRHAPTMLGMVDDIVAQRDRISATLSALGYSPYESWSNFVLFGGVKDPQATWRGLYDRGILVRDVGLPHTLRVSAGSEDESTAFLEALASL; this is translated from the coding sequence GTGAGTGCGAGTCTCGACGACCTACCCCTCCGCGACGATCTGCGGGGACAGATCCCTTACGGCGCCCCGCAGGCGTCGCTCCCGGTGACGCTGAACGTCAACGAGAACACCCACCCCGTCCCCGAGGATGTGGCGGACGACATCCTCGATGCGATCGCGCAGGCGCTCCGCGACATCAATCGGTACCCCGACAGGGAGTTCACCGGACTTCGCGAAGGATTCGCGGACTACTTGGGGCACGGCCTCCAGGCGGAACAGATCTGGGCGGGGAACGGGTCGAACGAGGTGCTGCACCACCTCCTCCAGGCCTTCGCCGGCCCGGGACGCACGGCTTTCGGCTTCACCCCCACCTATTCGATGTACCCGCTCCTCACCGGGGCGACCGGCGCCACGTACGTCAGCGGCACTCGTGGCGAGGATTTCACGCTGACGGCTTCGGATGCCGCGGAGCAGATCGATCGCGCACAGCCCGACGTCGTCTTCCTCTGCGCGCCGAACAACCCGACGGGCACTCCTCTCCGGCTCGACGTGATCGAGGCCGTCTACGAAGCCTCGAGAGGCATCGTCATCGTCGACGAGGCGTACCAGGAGTTCGCGCCACGTGACGAGCCGTCAGCACTCACGCTCCTTCCCGGACGCGAGCGTCTGGTCGTGTCGCGGACGATGAGCAAGGCGTTCGCGTTCGCCGGCGCCCGCGTCGGCTACCTCGCCGCCGACCCGGCGGTCATCGACGCCCTCAGGCTCGTTCGTCTGCCGTACCACCTGAGCGCGCTCACCCAGGCTGCGGCGACCGCTGCCCTGCGGCACGCGCCGACCATGCTCGGGATGGTGGACGACATCGTCGCTCAGCGTGATCGCATCTCTGCGACGCTGTCCGCCCTCGGCTACTCGCCTTACGAGAGCTGGTCGAACTTCGTCCTCTTCGGCGGGGTGAAGGACCCTCAGGCGACGTGGCGGGGTCTGTACGACCGCGGCATCCTCGTCCGCGATGTCGGGCTGCCGCACACGCTGCGCGTCTCGGCCGGCAGCGAGGACGAGTCCACGGCGTTCCTCGAGGCGCTCGCCTCGCTCTGA
- the rpmI gene encoding 50S ribosomal protein L35: MPKQKTHSGAKKRFKVTGSGKLMKQQANLRHNLEGKATRRTRRLDQEQVLAKGDAKVAKKLLGI; encoded by the coding sequence ATGCCGAAGCAGAAGACCCACTCGGGTGCCAAGAAGCGTTTCAAGGTCACCGGCAGCGGCAAGCTGATGAAGCAGCAGGCCAACCTGCGCCACAACCTCGAGGGCAAGGCGACCCGTCGTACCCGTCGCCTCGACCAGGAGCAGGTCCTGGCCAAGGGTGACGCCAAGGTCGCCAAGAAGCTCCTCGGCATCTGA
- the hisB gene encoding imidazoleglycerol-phosphate dehydratase HisB codes for MSIPASRTASVRRATSESTIELELDLDGTGQSTIETTVPFFDHLLTAFAKHSLVDLTVRASGDTHIDAHHTVEDTAIVLGQAIRQALGDKAGISRYGDALVPLDEALAQAVVDISGRPYLVHSGEPEGYEFHLIGGHFTGSLVRHTFEAIAFHAGLTVHVTLVAGRDPHHIAEAEYKAFARAFRQAKALDPLVQGIPSTKGAL; via the coding sequence ATGAGCATCCCCGCGTCCCGCACCGCCTCCGTTCGGCGTGCGACAAGCGAGTCGACCATCGAGCTCGAGCTCGATCTCGACGGAACCGGTCAGAGCACGATCGAGACGACGGTCCCGTTCTTCGACCACCTGCTCACCGCCTTCGCGAAGCACTCGCTCGTCGACCTCACCGTCCGCGCGAGCGGGGACACCCACATCGACGCTCACCACACCGTCGAGGACACGGCGATCGTGTTGGGTCAGGCCATCCGGCAGGCGCTCGGCGACAAGGCCGGCATCTCGCGCTACGGCGACGCGCTGGTCCCGCTGGATGAGGCGCTCGCTCAGGCGGTCGTCGACATCAGTGGTCGTCCCTACCTCGTCCACTCGGGCGAACCCGAGGGCTACGAGTTCCACCTCATCGGCGGCCACTTCACCGGGTCGCTCGTGCGTCACACGTTCGAGGCCATCGCCTTCCACGCCGGCCTGACCGTTCACGTCACTCTGGTCGCCGGCCGCGACCCCCACCACATCGCCGAAGCGGAGTACAAGGCGTTCGCCCGCGCGTTCCGGCAGGCCAAGGCGCTCGACCCGCTCGTCCAGGGCATCCCGAGCACGAAGGGCGCCCTGTGA
- the hisH gene encoding imidazole glycerol phosphate synthase subunit HisH: MTTPPLVAVLDYGSGNVHSAVKALIEAGADARLTKDRGLIADAAGLLVPGVGAFSAVMSALRASRGDELIGRRLAGGMPVLGICVGMQVMFELGVERGVDTQGLGEWPGSVTELEAPVLPHMGWNTVRAGEGSTLFAGLEEERFYFVHSYGAQDWTLDVIKPFREPVLTWCDYGRPFLAAVENGPLSATQFHPEKSGAAGIRLLSNWISSLPASE; encoded by the coding sequence GTGACGACACCGCCGCTGGTCGCGGTCCTCGACTACGGATCGGGCAACGTCCACTCCGCCGTCAAGGCGCTCATCGAGGCGGGGGCCGACGCGCGTCTCACGAAGGACCGCGGGCTGATCGCGGATGCCGCCGGGCTCCTCGTCCCGGGAGTCGGCGCCTTCTCCGCCGTCATGTCGGCTCTGCGCGCCAGTCGTGGAGACGAACTCATCGGTCGCCGCCTGGCGGGAGGGATGCCGGTCCTCGGCATCTGTGTCGGGATGCAGGTCATGTTCGAACTCGGTGTCGAGCGCGGCGTCGACACGCAGGGTCTGGGGGAGTGGCCGGGGTCGGTCACCGAGCTCGAGGCGCCGGTCCTGCCTCACATGGGCTGGAACACGGTCCGCGCCGGCGAAGGATCGACGCTGTTCGCGGGCCTCGAGGAGGAGCGGTTCTACTTCGTCCACTCCTACGGGGCGCAGGACTGGACTCTCGACGTCATCAAGCCGTTCCGCGAGCCGGTGCTGACGTGGTGCGACTACGGCAGGCCGTTCCTCGCCGCTGTCGAGAACGGCCCGTTGTCGGCGACGCAGTTCCACCCCGAGAAGTCGGGAGCGGCCGGCATCCGCCTGCTCTCGAACTGGATCTCCTCGCTGCCTGCGTCGGAGTAA
- the metE gene encoding 5-methyltetrahydropteroyltriglutamate--homocysteine S-methyltransferase has protein sequence MTELAAGTILGYPRIGRRRELKRAVEAHWRGELEETALERVAADLRRDTRHRLADLGLGRADSAIPESFSFYDQVLDVAAAVGALPERFAHLRRADGTIPLAAYFTAARGEGDAAPLEMTKWFDTNYHYLVPEIGPETHFTLSSDRFARQVAEAVADGFTTRPVLVGPVTFLALSKTTDAAPAARPLDRLDDLLPVYVDLLAALRDAGAEWVQLDEPALVSQSLGYTDDELAAAAARAAEVLASAERRPAILVAAGYGQLSAAAWRALAASPVDAIAVDLIRGSIPAPTAGLASKVLVAGVIDGRNVWRGDLASAADAVDQVARLGAAATVAGTSTSLQHVPYDLDDETELDPRLVSWLAFADQKVRQIATLARGLRDGREAIADEVDAATAALADRRHAAGVRDGAVRDRIAALTPADRIRTPYEVRAAVQGAALGLPVLPTTTIGSFPQTGEIRRARARFGRGEIDADAYEGFLRDEIARVVELQNEIGLDVLVHGEAERNDMVQYFAENLDGFAVTRNGWVQSYGSRATRPSILWGDVSRPTPITVRWSAYAQSLSTSPVKGMLTGPVTILAWSFVRDDQPLSETADQVALALRDEIADLEGAGIAIVQVDEPALRELLPLTAADQPAYLAWSVASFRLATAGAADATQIHTHLCYSEFGVVIGAIAALDADVTSIEAARSRGEVISDVAASGFDHGIGPGVYDIHSPRIPSHAEVTALLERAAAELDVRRLWVNPDCGLKTRGYVETSASLRNIVAAARSVRARTTADV, from the coding sequence ATGACCGAACTCGCCGCCGGAACGATCCTCGGCTACCCGCGCATCGGCCGACGCCGCGAGCTCAAGCGCGCGGTAGAGGCGCATTGGCGCGGAGAGCTCGAGGAGACGGCGCTCGAACGGGTCGCCGCCGACCTGCGCCGAGACACGCGGCACCGGCTCGCCGATCTCGGCCTCGGACGCGCGGATTCGGCCATCCCCGAATCGTTCTCCTTCTACGACCAGGTGCTCGACGTCGCCGCGGCGGTCGGTGCGCTCCCCGAACGCTTCGCGCACCTGCGCCGCGCGGACGGGACCATCCCGCTGGCCGCGTACTTCACGGCCGCCCGGGGCGAGGGCGACGCGGCGCCGCTGGAGATGACGAAATGGTTCGACACGAACTACCACTACCTCGTTCCGGAGATCGGTCCCGAGACGCACTTCACCCTGTCGAGCGATCGCTTCGCGCGCCAGGTCGCGGAGGCCGTCGCCGACGGATTCACGACCCGCCCCGTGCTCGTCGGTCCGGTGACCTTCCTGGCCCTGTCGAAGACGACCGATGCTGCTCCCGCCGCGCGTCCCCTCGACCGTCTCGACGACCTCCTCCCGGTGTACGTCGATCTTCTCGCGGCCCTCCGCGACGCGGGCGCGGAATGGGTCCAGCTCGACGAGCCCGCACTCGTGAGCCAGTCGCTCGGCTACACGGACGACGAGCTCGCCGCCGCAGCGGCACGAGCGGCCGAGGTGCTCGCCTCGGCCGAACGACGACCCGCGATCCTCGTGGCCGCCGGGTACGGCCAGCTGTCGGCGGCGGCATGGCGTGCACTCGCGGCATCACCCGTCGACGCGATCGCGGTCGATCTGATCCGCGGATCGATCCCGGCCCCGACGGCAGGCCTGGCGTCGAAGGTCCTCGTCGCCGGCGTCATCGACGGCCGGAACGTGTGGCGGGGTGACCTCGCCTCCGCCGCCGACGCGGTCGATCAGGTGGCGCGCCTGGGGGCTGCGGCGACCGTGGCGGGCACGTCGACGTCGCTCCAACACGTGCCGTACGACCTCGACGACGAGACGGAACTCGATCCGCGGCTGGTCTCGTGGCTCGCATTCGCCGACCAGAAGGTCCGACAGATCGCGACGCTCGCTCGAGGTCTCCGCGACGGACGCGAGGCGATCGCCGACGAGGTGGATGCCGCGACCGCCGCGCTCGCCGATCGCCGTCACGCCGCGGGCGTGCGCGACGGGGCCGTGCGCGACCGCATCGCCGCCCTGACCCCCGCTGACCGGATCCGGACGCCGTACGAGGTGCGCGCCGCCGTGCAGGGCGCCGCCCTCGGCCTGCCGGTGCTCCCGACCACCACCATCGGCTCGTTCCCGCAGACCGGCGAGATCCGCCGAGCACGCGCTCGGTTCGGTCGCGGCGAGATCGACGCGGACGCGTACGAGGGCTTCCTCCGCGACGAGATCGCGCGCGTCGTGGAGCTGCAGAACGAGATCGGGCTGGACGTGCTCGTCCACGGCGAGGCCGAGCGCAACGACATGGTCCAGTACTTCGCCGAGAACCTCGATGGGTTCGCCGTCACGCGCAACGGATGGGTGCAGTCGTACGGCTCGCGCGCGACGCGACCGTCGATCCTGTGGGGCGACGTGTCACGTCCGACACCCATCACCGTGAGGTGGTCGGCGTACGCGCAGTCGCTGTCGACGTCGCCGGTGAAGGGGATGCTCACCGGTCCCGTGACGATCCTCGCGTGGTCGTTCGTGCGGGACGACCAACCGCTCAGCGAGACGGCTGATCAGGTCGCCCTCGCCCTGCGCGACGAGATCGCCGACCTCGAGGGCGCCGGCATCGCCATCGTGCAGGTGGACGAACCCGCGCTACGTGAGCTCCTGCCGTTGACCGCAGCGGACCAGCCCGCGTACCTCGCCTGGTCGGTGGCGTCCTTCCGCCTCGCGACCGCCGGTGCCGCCGACGCGACGCAGATCCACACGCACCTCTGCTACTCCGAGTTCGGCGTGGTCATCGGTGCGATCGCGGCCCTGGATGCCGACGTGACGTCCATCGAGGCAGCCCGGAGCCGGGGAGAGGTGATCTCGGATGTCGCGGCATCCGGTTTCGATCATGGAATCGGGCCCGGCGTGTACGACATCCACTCGCCGCGAATCCCTTCGCACGCGGAGGTCACCGCCCTCCTCGAGCGAGCTGCCGCCGAGCTCGACGTCCGGCGGCTGTGGGTGAACCCGGACTGCGGGCTGAAGACCCGGGGATACGTGGAGACGTCAGCCTCGCTCCGGAACATCGTCGCCGCGGCTCGGAGCGTGCGCGCACGGACGACCGCAGACGTCTGA
- a CDS encoding SseB family protein, with product MSPDTDPHSGHAADSAGVPWEGRSFQANPHSGDDGSADPALLAALTAFHAGEGPATAVVDAYRAARLLIPLVAEKGDEGLGPTGLTVDKTQELSIVTVAAPDGRRVLPVFTSVTTMSRWDAAARPVPAEGVRTALSAAADDTELIVIDPGSDTEFVLRRPAVWAIGQGQAWEPPHVSPAVFAGLQESIGTELGVLDLSVAAGDPHSRLRGPELVVSLHLVDGLDQAALDAILQRLASRWAADDRVAVLVDSLTVKLVRA from the coding sequence ATGTCGCCGGACACTGACCCGCACTCGGGTCACGCGGCTGACTCGGCGGGCGTCCCCTGGGAGGGGCGGAGCTTCCAAGCGAATCCGCACAGCGGCGACGACGGCAGCGCCGACCCGGCGCTGCTCGCGGCGCTGACCGCGTTCCACGCGGGGGAGGGGCCGGCGACCGCCGTGGTCGACGCCTACCGAGCTGCTCGCCTCCTCATCCCCCTGGTCGCCGAGAAGGGCGATGAAGGCCTCGGTCCGACGGGCCTGACCGTCGATAAGACGCAGGAGCTGTCGATCGTGACGGTCGCCGCGCCGGACGGGCGGCGTGTGCTCCCTGTCTTCACCTCGGTCACGACCATGTCGCGATGGGATGCCGCTGCGCGCCCCGTACCCGCGGAAGGCGTCCGGACGGCACTGTCGGCCGCGGCCGACGACACCGAGCTCATCGTCATCGACCCGGGCAGCGACACGGAGTTCGTCCTCCGCCGCCCCGCCGTCTGGGCGATCGGGCAGGGTCAGGCGTGGGAGCCGCCGCATGTCTCGCCGGCCGTCTTCGCCGGCCTTCAGGAGTCGATCGGCACAGAACTCGGCGTCCTGGATCTCTCCGTCGCGGCGGGCGATCCTCATTCGCGTCTGCGCGGACCCGAACTCGTCGTGAGCCTGCACCTCGTCGACGGCCTCGACCAGGCGGCTCTCGATGCCATCCTGCAGCGACTGGCGTCGAGGTGGGCGGCGGACGACCGCGTCGCCGTCCTCGTTGACTCGTTGACGGTCAAGCTCGTCCGCGCCTGA
- the infC gene encoding translation initiation factor IF-3 translates to MTIFRPATHFRVTGGRPPHEEEFRISDPRTNDRIRVPEVRLVGPAGEQVGVVRIEVAMRLAQEADLDLVEVAPNSKPPVVKIMDYGKFKYEAAQKAKEARRNQANTVLKEVRFRLKIEAHDYITKLKRAEGFLQAGDKVKAMILFRGREQSRPEQGVRLLRKFAEDVAEFGTVESNPTIDGRNMVMVVAPHKNKSEVKTEQNAARAATKQAARDARGQADDEQTPASAPAE, encoded by the coding sequence GTGACGATCTTCCGCCCGGCGACACATTTCCGTGTCACCGGAGGCCGTCCACCGCACGAAGAGGAGTTCCGCATCAGCGATCCCCGCACCAATGACCGCATCCGCGTTCCCGAGGTCCGCCTCGTCGGACCCGCGGGTGAGCAGGTCGGCGTCGTCCGCATCGAGGTGGCCATGCGCCTGGCCCAGGAGGCCGACCTCGATCTCGTCGAGGTAGCCCCGAACTCGAAGCCCCCCGTGGTCAAGATCATGGATTACGGCAAGTTCAAGTACGAGGCTGCGCAGAAGGCCAAGGAAGCGCGGCGCAATCAGGCGAACACCGTCCTCAAGGAGGTCCGGTTCCGTCTGAAGATCGAGGCGCACGACTACATAACCAAGCTCAAGCGCGCCGAGGGCTTCCTCCAGGCGGGCGACAAGGTGAAGGCGATGATCCTCTTCCGCGGGCGCGAGCAGTCGCGTCCCGAGCAGGGTGTCCGCCTCCTCCGCAAGTTCGCCGAGGATGTCGCCGAGTTCGGCACCGTGGAGTCCAATCCCACGATCGACGGCCGCAACATGGTGATGGTGGTGGCCCCTCACAAGAACAAGTCCGAGGTCAAGACGGAGCAGAACGCGGCCCGCGCCGCGACGAAGCAGGCTGCGCGTGATGCGCGCGGTCAGGCCGACGACGAACAGACCCCCGCTTCCGCTCCGGCGGAGTAA